The proteins below come from a single Thermoleophilaceae bacterium genomic window:
- a CDS encoding D-alanine--D-alanine ligase family protein has translation MRVALLAGGRSSEHEVSLSSAAAVRDGLENGGHEVVTIEIGREDGRWTCDGEPVTLAPGAAPLDADIVFPVLHGPFGEDGTVQGLLETVDVPYVGAGVLASALCMDKAVFKDLMASRGLPQVEYAAVREGADPAELVERLGLPLFVKPARLGSSVGISKVGIAEELAPALALSFSHDPVAIVERMATGIEVECSVIGNREPLASTPGEIVAHADWYDYEAKYTPGGMDLIVPPRLGDEVIERVRELAVEVYRSAGCTGFARADFFVEEGERVLINELNTIPGFTQTSGFPKMFERSGLSFTELLDRLLELGLERYREERAYRF, from the coding sequence GTGAGGGTCGCTCTCCTAGCCGGCGGGCGCTCCAGCGAGCACGAGGTGTCGCTGTCCTCGGCCGCGGCCGTGCGCGACGGTCTCGAGAACGGCGGGCACGAAGTGGTGACGATCGAGATTGGCCGCGAGGACGGCCGCTGGACCTGCGACGGCGAGCCGGTCACGCTGGCACCCGGTGCCGCGCCGCTCGACGCGGACATCGTCTTCCCCGTGCTGCACGGACCGTTCGGCGAGGACGGCACGGTGCAGGGCCTGCTCGAGACCGTGGACGTGCCGTACGTGGGTGCGGGGGTGCTCGCCTCGGCGCTGTGCATGGACAAGGCGGTGTTCAAGGACCTGATGGCGAGCCGCGGCCTGCCGCAGGTGGAGTACGCGGCGGTGCGCGAGGGTGCCGACCCGGCGGAGCTCGTGGAGCGCCTCGGGCTGCCGCTGTTCGTGAAGCCGGCACGGCTCGGCTCGTCCGTGGGGATCTCGAAGGTGGGCATAGCCGAGGAGCTGGCCCCGGCGCTGGCGCTGTCGTTCTCGCACGACCCGGTGGCGATCGTCGAGCGCATGGCCACGGGCATCGAGGTGGAGTGCTCCGTGATCGGCAACCGCGAGCCGCTGGCGTCCACGCCGGGGGAGATCGTCGCGCATGCCGACTGGTACGACTACGAGGCCAAGTACACGCCCGGCGGCATGGATCTCATTGTTCCGCCGCGGCTCGGCGACGAGGTGATCGAGCGGGTGCGCGAGCTGGCGGTGGAGGTGTACCGCAGCGCCGGCTGCACGGGCTTCGCGCGCGCGGACTTCTTCGTGGAGGAGGGTGAGCGCGTGCTGATCAACGAGCTCAACACGATCCCCGGCTTCACGCAGACGAGCGGCTTTCCGAAGATGTTCGAGCGGTCCGGGCTGTCGTTCACGGAGCTGCTCGACCGTCTGCTCGAGCTGGGGCTCGAGCGCTACCGCGAAGAGCGCGCGTACCGCTTCTAG
- a CDS encoding Stp1/IreP family PP2C-type Ser/Thr phosphatase, with protein sequence MLRVAEEVGLTDVGRQRQTNEDRFYESPPVFAVADGMGGARSGEVASQIAVDEFSEQENADRSPEDQLAAIAHAANRKIYELAQSDESHAGMGTTLTAAMVGENEISLGHVGDSRAYRFRDDKLERLTQDHSLVEELMRMGKLSPEDAEVDPRRSIITRALGPEPTVDVETCTYPARDGDVYLLCSDGLTGMVSEERLAEILRGRSSLKQAAEELVKAANANGGKDNITVVLFKLVDEAAVREPREESDTLSGTEKLPVQSGPTVDPGGDTMVISGSEAGGGRSEESIGQSTATVARPRIEPRPPTSDLRPPAPIGRRRARWPLAAAISLIILAALIGGGYAASRQFYFVGTDNAGLITLYRGLPYDLPLGVKLYTQQYESTVPASSLPTRQRDAVLNHQLRSRGDAVDLVRSLERGEG encoded by the coding sequence GTGCTGAGGGTCGCGGAAGAAGTGGGGCTCACAGACGTCGGCCGGCAGCGGCAGACGAACGAGGACCGGTTCTACGAGTCGCCGCCGGTGTTCGCGGTGGCGGACGGGATGGGCGGCGCGCGCTCCGGCGAGGTGGCCTCGCAGATCGCGGTGGACGAGTTCTCCGAGCAGGAGAACGCGGACCGGAGTCCCGAGGATCAGCTCGCCGCGATCGCGCACGCGGCCAACCGCAAGATCTACGAGCTGGCGCAGTCGGACGAGTCGCACGCGGGAATGGGCACGACCCTGACCGCCGCGATGGTGGGGGAGAACGAGATCTCTCTCGGCCATGTGGGCGACAGCCGCGCGTACCGCTTCCGCGACGACAAGCTCGAGCGGCTCACGCAGGACCACTCCCTGGTGGAGGAGCTGATGCGGATGGGCAAGCTCTCCCCGGAGGACGCCGAGGTGGACCCGCGCCGCTCGATCATCACGCGCGCGCTCGGCCCGGAGCCGACGGTGGACGTGGAGACCTGCACGTATCCGGCCAGGGACGGGGACGTCTACCTGCTCTGCTCCGACGGGCTCACGGGCATGGTGTCCGAGGAGCGCCTGGCGGAGATCCTGCGCGGGCGCTCGTCGCTGAAGCAGGCCGCCGAGGAGCTCGTGAAGGCGGCGAACGCGAACGGCGGGAAGGACAACATCACCGTCGTCCTCTTCAAGCTCGTGGATGAAGCGGCGGTGCGCGAGCCGCGCGAGGAGTCGGACACCCTGTCGGGAACGGAGAAGCTGCCGGTGCAAAGCGGCCCCACCGTGGACCCAGGCGGGGACACGATGGTGATCAGCGGGTCGGAGGCGGGAGGGGGGAGGTCGGAGGAGTCGATCGGCCAATCGACCGCCACGGTCGCGCGACCCCGCATCGAGCCAAGACCTCCGACCTCCGACCTCCGACCTCCGGCCCCCATAGGGCGGCGCCGCGCCCGCTGGCCCCTCGCGGCGGCGATCTCGCTGATCATCCTCGCCGCGCTCATCGGCGGCGGCTATGCGGCGAGCCGGCAGTTCTACTTCGTCGGCACCGACAACGCCGGCCTGATCACGCTCTACCGCGGGCTGCCGTACGACCTGCCGCTCGGAGTGAAGCTCTACACGCAGCAGTACGAGAGCACCGTGCCGGCGTCGTCGCTGCCAACGCGTCAGCGGGATGCCGTGCTGAACCACCAGCTCCGCAGCCGCGGCGACGCCGTCGATCTCGTGCGCTCACTCGAGCGGGGCGAGGGCTAG
- a CDS encoding DsbA family protein, with product MAVGVQYFTDPASVWSWGAEPKIRKLMVEFGDSLSWTYVMGGLVRQYELPAEREQHIIEWLSAADDSAMPVDPRLWTEGPISSTFPACMAVKAAAEQADDGGYGYLRALREGLMCFRRKLDTTEALVEEARSARLNVERFRVDLGSHAIVEAFGADLEATRGATSGQDGERLPFPTVVFGGSHVVHGPKPYEDYRAAALAAGAEPGGAEVPGVLDAVKRFGRMATAEVMEVCELPEPRAALGLWQLAAEWKLRPVKVLTGLLWETT from the coding sequence ATGGCCGTAGGTGTCCAGTACTTCACCGATCCCGCAAGTGTCTGGTCCTGGGGCGCGGAGCCGAAGATCCGCAAGTTGATGGTGGAATTCGGCGACTCACTGTCCTGGACCTACGTGATGGGCGGTCTCGTCCGCCAGTACGAACTACCCGCAGAACGCGAGCAACACATCATCGAGTGGCTCTCGGCTGCCGACGATAGCGCCATGCCGGTGGACCCCCGTCTGTGGACGGAAGGGCCGATTTCCAGCACGTTTCCCGCCTGTATGGCGGTGAAGGCCGCGGCGGAGCAGGCGGACGACGGCGGTTATGGCTACCTGCGGGCCCTGCGCGAGGGGCTCATGTGCTTCCGGCGCAAGCTGGACACCACCGAGGCGCTCGTTGAGGAGGCACGCTCGGCGAGGCTCAACGTGGAGCGCTTCCGAGTCGACCTCGGCTCGCACGCCATCGTGGAGGCCTTCGGCGCCGATCTCGAGGCCACACGCGGCGCCACGAGCGGCCAGGACGGCGAGCGCCTGCCATTTCCCACGGTCGTGTTCGGCGGCTCCCATGTGGTCCACGGGCCGAAGCCGTACGAGGACTACCGCGCGGCGGCCCTCGCCGCGGGCGCCGAGCCGGGCGGGGCTGAGGTGCCCGGCGTGCTCGACGCGGTGAAGCGCTTCGGCCGCATGGCCACCGCGGAGGTGATGGAGGTGTGCGAGCTGCCGGAACCGCGCGCGGCGCTCGGGCTCTGGCAGCTTGCCGCCGAGTGGAAGCTGCGACCGGTGAAGGTGCTTACGGGCCTTCTGTGGGAGACGACCTGA
- a CDS encoding FtsW/RodA/SpoVE family cell cycle protein: MSARSRELFGLLPVTLLVTAGFTAVLITRSSQTGKVTITYGLFFLGCCLFAHIFIRARLPNADPYLFPLGALLAAFGLVMIYRIDPKLARQQAEWFVVGLVLFCATIVFLRDYRVLERYRYTIALASIGLLLLPRVPGIGGATNGAYLAIHVGSLQFQPAEFAKIGIVIFLASYLRETRDVLVRGRIPRISLKHFGPLLLVWGLAMLMLIFIRDLGSSIMFFGAFLAILYVATGRISFIVVGLAMFVLGAIFFANHVPHVHERVQIWLHPFRPDLVESSGYQIAQALFAQADGGLFGRGFGLSLLQLPVAGGHTVTILPAAHTDTIYAVITNELGLFGAAALILVYLLFVARGFKTALMAHDGFSKLLAAGLASVVALQVFVIVGGVTRVIPLTGVTLPLVSYGGSSILANFVVLALLLMISNEARRVHTERGGVV, encoded by the coding sequence ATGTCGGCGCGCTCCCGTGAGCTGTTCGGCCTGCTGCCGGTCACGCTGCTCGTCACCGCCGGCTTCACGGCCGTGCTGATCACGCGCTCGTCGCAGACGGGCAAGGTGACCATCACCTACGGGCTGTTCTTCCTCGGCTGCTGCCTGTTCGCGCACATCTTCATCCGGGCCCGGCTGCCGAACGCGGACCCGTACCTGTTCCCGCTCGGCGCCCTGCTCGCCGCGTTCGGGCTGGTGATGATCTACCGGATCGATCCGAAGCTGGCGCGCCAGCAGGCCGAGTGGTTCGTGGTGGGGCTCGTGCTGTTCTGCGCGACGATCGTGTTCCTGCGTGACTACCGCGTGCTCGAGCGCTACCGCTACACGATCGCCCTGGCGAGCATCGGGCTGCTCCTCTTGCCACGCGTTCCCGGCATCGGCGGGGCCACCAACGGCGCGTACCTGGCGATCCACGTCGGCTCGCTCCAGTTCCAGCCCGCGGAGTTCGCGAAGATCGGCATCGTCATCTTCCTGGCGAGCTACCTGCGCGAGACGCGCGACGTGCTCGTTCGCGGCCGCATCCCGCGCATCAGCCTGAAGCACTTCGGCCCGCTGCTGCTCGTCTGGGGCCTCGCGATGCTGATGCTGATCTTCATTCGCGATCTCGGCAGCTCGATCATGTTCTTCGGCGCCTTCCTCGCGATCCTCTACGTGGCCACGGGGCGGATCTCATTCATCGTGGTGGGGCTCGCGATGTTCGTGCTCGGCGCGATCTTCTTCGCGAACCACGTGCCTCACGTTCACGAGCGCGTGCAGATCTGGCTGCATCCGTTCCGCCCGGATCTCGTGGAGTCCTCGGGCTACCAGATCGCGCAGGCGCTTTTCGCTCAGGCTGACGGCGGGTTATTCGGCCGCGGCTTCGGCCTGTCGCTGTTACAGCTGCCGGTGGCCGGCGGGCACACGGTCACGATCCTGCCCGCCGCGCACACGGACACGATCTACGCGGTGATCACGAACGAGCTCGGCCTGTTCGGCGCGGCCGCCCTCATCCTCGTGTACCTGCTGTTCGTGGCCCGCGGGTTCAAGACGGCGCTGATGGCGCACGACGGCTTCTCGAAGCTGCTCGCAGCGGGCCTCGCCTCGGTGGTGGCGCTGCAGGTGTTCGTGATCGTGGGCGGGGTGACTCGCGTGATCCCGCTCACCGGCGTCACGCTCCCGCTCGTGTCCTACGGCGGCAGCTCGATCCTCGCGAACTTCGTCGTGCTCGCCCTTCTGCTGATGATCTCGAATGAGGCCCGCAGGGTGCACACGGAACGTGGAGGCGTGGTTTGA
- a CDS encoding penicillin-binding protein 2 has protein sequence MNRQITHLFGVVLVLFTLLVVFTSRWTVFEAKSLQNQTANRRPLLEQLQIPRGYIYADDGTVLAKNIRSGHGPTLRYSRTYPTNELFSHTVGYSFISHGSAGLEKEYNDQLAGSANEFSSIIDQLSGQKRVGNDLHTTLDPAAQRLALQLLAGRPGSVVALDPRNGAVRVMASVPNYNPNNVPSQFKQLNTDKAAPLFNRATQGGYPPGSTMKVVTATAAIDSGRYTPNSIVSGKSPKILGGVPLSNCCTEGSGNYGPLSLTEALAKSVNTVWGEVGEKLGKQTMFKYMQRFGFDSRPKLDLPTDELGVSGVYGSKGQLLGPSDAIDIARVAIGQERLRVSPLQMAEVAAAGANGGKLMKPRLVDRVESPDGRTVDSRGPAELQTVMKASTAQQVTAMMEQVVKAGTATAAQIPGVTVAGKTGTAEVANGTANQAWFIAFAPVPNPRVAIAVTVERTQGEGGTVAAPIAKQIIQQLLKGNG, from the coding sequence TTGAACAGGCAGATCACGCACCTGTTCGGCGTGGTGCTCGTGCTGTTCACGCTGCTCGTGGTGTTCACCTCGCGCTGGACGGTGTTCGAGGCGAAGAGCCTGCAGAACCAGACGGCCAACCGGCGCCCTCTGCTCGAGCAGCTCCAGATCCCGCGCGGCTACATCTACGCGGACGACGGCACGGTGCTGGCGAAGAACATCCGCAGCGGGCACGGCCCCACGCTCCGCTACAGCCGCACCTACCCGACGAACGAGCTCTTCTCCCACACGGTCGGCTACTCGTTCATCTCCCACGGCAGCGCCGGACTCGAGAAGGAGTACAACGACCAGCTCGCGGGAAGCGCGAACGAGTTCTCCTCGATCATCGATCAGCTGTCGGGGCAGAAGAGGGTCGGCAATGACCTTCACACGACGCTCGATCCCGCGGCACAGCGGCTGGCCCTGCAGCTGCTGGCGGGGAGGCCGGGTTCCGTCGTGGCTCTCGACCCGCGAAACGGCGCCGTGCGGGTGATGGCGAGCGTGCCGAACTACAACCCGAACAACGTCCCGTCCCAGTTCAAGCAACTCAACACCGACAAGGCGGCGCCGCTGTTCAACCGCGCCACTCAGGGCGGCTACCCGCCGGGCTCGACGATGAAGGTCGTGACCGCCACGGCGGCGATCGACAGCGGGCGCTACACGCCCAACTCGATCGTGTCGGGCAAGTCTCCGAAGATCCTCGGAGGCGTGCCGCTCTCCAACTGCTGCACCGAGGGCAGCGGCAACTACGGGCCGCTGTCGCTCACCGAGGCGCTCGCGAAGTCGGTGAACACGGTGTGGGGCGAGGTGGGCGAGAAGCTCGGCAAGCAGACCATGTTCAAGTACATGCAGCGCTTCGGCTTCGACTCGAGGCCAAAGCTCGACCTGCCGACGGACGAGCTCGGAGTGAGCGGCGTGTATGGGTCGAAGGGGCAGCTGCTCGGGCCGAGCGACGCGATCGACATCGCCCGCGTGGCCATCGGCCAGGAGCGGTTGCGCGTCTCGCCCCTGCAGATGGCCGAGGTCGCCGCCGCGGGGGCGAACGGCGGGAAGCTGATGAAGCCGCGCCTGGTTGACCGCGTGGAGTCGCCGGACGGTCGCACCGTCGACTCGCGCGGACCCGCCGAGCTGCAGACGGTGATGAAGGCCTCCACCGCACAGCAGGTGACAGCCATGATGGAGCAGGTGGTGAAGGCCGGCACCGCCACCGCCGCTCAGATTCCGGGCGTGACCGTGGCAGGGAAGACCGGCACGGCGGAGGTGGCGAACGGCACCGCCAACCAGGCGTGGTTCATCGCGTTCGCGCCGGTGCCCAACCCGCGCGTGGCGATCGCGGTGACGGTCGAGCGCACGCAGGGTGAGGGCGGCACCGTGGCCGCGCCGATCGCCAAGCAGATCATCCAGCAGCTCCTGAAGGGGAACGGCTGA
- a CDS encoding DUF3662 and FHA domain-containing protein produces the protein MSVLRNLEAKLEAFVEGAFSRAFKSRVQPVELARKLAKEMEENQVVSISRTYVPNEYVVFLSPGDREQFSSYEGALKKELSDYLLEHARGEGLALVTRPTVEFKTDERLGLGEFGIQAHLIQPPDEESGEMEPQQADYGHTMVYSPDAEARKLVETPALGRALLVADGRRTVLSGARVVLGRSRDCDIVLDDPNVSRRHAELRRQGDTWMLADLGSTNGVKVNGRRVEHAVLKPGDEITLGLSRLSFEQE, from the coding sequence ATGAGCGTTCTACGCAACCTCGAGGCGAAGCTCGAGGCCTTTGTCGAAGGGGCCTTCAGCCGAGCCTTCAAATCACGCGTCCAGCCGGTCGAGCTGGCGCGCAAGCTTGCCAAGGAGATGGAGGAGAACCAGGTGGTCTCCATCTCGCGGACCTACGTTCCAAACGAGTACGTGGTCTTCCTGTCGCCCGGCGACCGGGAGCAGTTCTCGAGCTACGAGGGCGCGCTCAAGAAGGAACTGTCCGATTACCTGCTCGAGCACGCGCGCGGGGAGGGGCTCGCCCTCGTCACCCGGCCCACCGTCGAATTCAAGACGGACGAGCGCCTCGGCCTCGGCGAGTTCGGCATCCAGGCTCATCTGATCCAGCCGCCGGACGAGGAGTCCGGGGAGATGGAGCCCCAGCAGGCCGACTACGGCCACACGATGGTCTACTCGCCCGACGCGGAGGCTCGCAAGCTCGTGGAGACGCCGGCTCTCGGCCGGGCGTTGCTCGTGGCCGACGGCCGGCGGACTGTGCTGAGCGGCGCACGCGTGGTGCTCGGCCGCAGCCGGGACTGCGACATCGTGCTCGACGACCCGAACGTGTCCCGCCGCCACGCCGAGCTGCGCCGCCAGGGCGACACCTGGATGCTGGCCGACCTCGGCTCCACCAATGGTGTGAAGGTGAACGGGCGGCGGGTGGAGCATGCCGTGCTCAAGCCGGGCGACGAGATCACGCTGGGACTCTCCCGACTGTCCTTCGAGCAGGAGTAG
- a CDS encoding PASTA domain-containing protein: MAEVVGNTMVDGRYRILNRIGSGGMADVYCAEDTHLGRQVALKVLHHRFAQDQEFVERFRREASAAAGLQHPNVVGVFDRGAHDGTYYIAMEFLQGETLKDLIRREAPLSQERAIDIGIQILRAAGFAHKRGVIHRDFKPQNVMIGPQGNAKVTDFGIARAGASEMTETGSIMGTAQYLSPEQAQGHGVTAASDLYSIGVILYEMLAGKVPFEGDSAVSIALKHLSEQPQRLASLRRDIHPALEGVVMKALAKQPAQRYANADEFIAALEAARSAIASGTNGGQDTAVWAAPVGPPPPVVREPRERGPRRWPWIVLALLLAAGIAVGVWALLQNSRVAVPDVVGQQSSVATADLSNRGFRVQIHRTESGSPVGQVVGQSPEGGTKVDKHSTVVLQVSSGPGTVQVPLVVGLRESTATKALNRRGLTVDSSSQHSTTVPKGEVISTDPPDGTTVPKGSRVHLVVSSGPVQVKVPDVTNMTAAAAHSALHNAGFSYTDNQVNAAQPKGTVISQDPVGGTTVDKGTSVTLTISKGPDTAKVPDVTGQTQAQATATLQAAGFQVQAKPKVTKDQTQDGLVVHQRPAVGTQLKKGRTVVIYIGKFQPTTNSPGSNNGTPAEPTPTTPSG, translated from the coding sequence ATGGCCGAAGTGGTTGGCAACACGATGGTGGACGGCCGCTACCGGATCCTCAACCGGATCGGCTCGGGCGGGATGGCCGACGTGTACTGCGCGGAGGACACGCACCTGGGCCGCCAGGTGGCGCTGAAGGTGCTGCACCACCGCTTCGCGCAGGACCAGGAATTCGTGGAGCGCTTCCGCCGCGAGGCCTCGGCCGCAGCGGGATTGCAGCATCCGAACGTGGTGGGCGTGTTCGACCGCGGCGCCCACGACGGCACCTACTACATCGCGATGGAGTTCCTCCAGGGGGAGACGCTCAAGGACCTCATCAGGCGCGAGGCGCCGCTGTCCCAGGAGCGCGCTATCGACATCGGGATTCAGATCCTCCGCGCCGCCGGGTTCGCCCACAAGCGCGGCGTGATCCACCGTGACTTCAAGCCGCAGAACGTGATGATCGGCCCGCAGGGCAACGCGAAGGTCACGGACTTCGGCATCGCGCGCGCCGGCGCGTCCGAGATGACCGAGACCGGCTCGATCATGGGCACTGCGCAGTACCTCTCACCGGAGCAGGCGCAGGGTCACGGCGTGACCGCGGCGTCCGACCTCTACTCGATCGGCGTGATCCTCTACGAGATGCTCGCCGGCAAGGTTCCTTTCGAGGGCGACAGCGCGGTGTCGATTGCGCTCAAGCACCTCAGCGAGCAGCCGCAGCGGCTCGCGTCTCTGAGGCGCGACATTCACCCTGCGCTCGAGGGCGTGGTGATGAAGGCGCTCGCAAAGCAGCCCGCGCAGCGCTATGCCAACGCCGACGAGTTCATCGCCGCGCTCGAGGCGGCGCGCTCCGCGATCGCGTCAGGCACCAACGGCGGCCAGGACACCGCGGTGTGGGCGGCGCCCGTCGGGCCCCCGCCGCCTGTGGTCCGGGAGCCGCGTGAACGCGGTCCGCGCCGCTGGCCGTGGATCGTGCTCGCGCTGCTCCTCGCCGCCGGCATAGCCGTGGGAGTGTGGGCGCTGCTTCAGAACTCGCGCGTGGCCGTGCCGGACGTGGTGGGCCAGCAGTCCTCCGTTGCCACCGCCGATCTGAGCAACCGCGGCTTCCGGGTGCAGATCCACCGGACCGAGAGCGGGTCCCCCGTCGGGCAGGTGGTGGGCCAGAGCCCCGAGGGCGGCACGAAGGTGGACAAGCACTCCACGGTGGTCCTGCAGGTGTCGAGCGGCCCTGGGACGGTGCAGGTGCCGCTCGTGGTCGGCTTGAGAGAGTCCACAGCCACGAAGGCGCTCAACAGGCGAGGCCTGACCGTGGACTCGAGCTCGCAGCACTCGACCACGGTGCCGAAGGGCGAGGTGATCAGCACGGATCCACCTGACGGCACCACCGTGCCGAAGGGGTCGCGCGTGCATCTGGTGGTGAGCAGCGGGCCCGTGCAGGTGAAGGTGCCCGACGTGACCAACATGACCGCGGCGGCGGCTCATTCCGCCCTGCACAACGCGGGCTTCTCCTACACCGACAACCAGGTGAACGCCGCGCAGCCGAAGGGCACCGTGATCTCGCAGGATCCGGTGGGAGGCACGACGGTGGACAAGGGCACGAGCGTCACGCTCACCATCTCGAAGGGCCCCGACACCGCGAAGGTGCCGGACGTGACGGGCCAGACGCAGGCCCAGGCCACCGCCACACTCCAGGCGGCGGGGTTCCAGGTGCAGGCCAAGCCCAAGGTCACGAAGGACCAGACCCAGGACGGGCTCGTGGTCCATCAGCGCCCCGCGGTGGGCACGCAGCTCAAGAAGGGCCGCACCGTGGTGATCTACATCGGCAAGTTCCAGCCCACCACCAACAGCCCCGGGTCGAACAACGGCACGCCCGCCGAGCCCACCCCGACCACGCCGAGCGGGTGA
- a CDS encoding protein kinase: MIGTLLSGRFRLEERVGSGGMSTVYRAFDETLERWVAIKILQNEIADDDDQLERFRREARAVARLNHPHVVTVIDAGEDQGCPYIVFEYISGETLKERIRRLGRLPVPEALAYAIEIARALQAAHSEMLVHRDVKPQNVLLDTDGRAKVTDFGIARSLEGGDGLTLAGRVLGTTDYVSPEQALGREVTPQSDIYSLGVVLYEMLTGDVPFRADAPVAVAMKHVREPMPDVQLARPEVSANTAAIVDRATAKETRNRYRTIEQMLIDLEDALALEATRAGQTSGEATTVLRALPGERFRVPWRVRFPRRAAALTLLLAAVAAVIVVLVVSRTHENTPSRSSAPPQPKGAPALAPVKFAPNAATDFDPFGGDGEHPADTPKVIDHNALTAWTTERYDSGLQKPGVGIYVDAASPVIARRLDILAREESGYTAQVLGAAGSSAPTRIQDWAPVARSTTVGNGTTRIPVDTNGKGYRFYLVWITKLPAGGQAAINELTLYR; encoded by the coding sequence GTGATCGGCACCCTTCTAAGCGGACGCTTTCGCCTGGAGGAGCGGGTGGGCTCCGGGGGCATGTCCACGGTCTACCGCGCCTTCGATGAGACGCTCGAGCGCTGGGTGGCGATCAAGATCCTCCAGAACGAGATCGCCGACGACGACGACCAGCTCGAGCGCTTCCGCCGCGAGGCGCGCGCGGTCGCGCGGCTCAACCATCCGCACGTGGTCACCGTGATCGATGCGGGTGAGGACCAGGGTTGCCCGTACATCGTGTTCGAGTACATCTCGGGCGAGACGCTGAAGGAGCGCATCCGCCGGCTCGGCCGCCTCCCGGTGCCCGAGGCGCTCGCCTATGCGATCGAGATCGCGCGTGCGCTCCAGGCCGCACACTCGGAGATGCTCGTGCACCGCGACGTGAAGCCGCAGAACGTCCTGCTCGATACGGACGGCCGGGCGAAGGTCACCGACTTCGGCATCGCTCGCTCGCTCGAGGGCGGGGACGGCCTCACCCTCGCGGGGCGTGTGCTCGGCACCACCGACTATGTGTCGCCCGAGCAGGCGCTCGGCCGTGAGGTCACCCCGCAGTCCGACATCTACTCGCTCGGCGTCGTGCTGTACGAGATGCTCACGGGCGACGTGCCGTTCAGGGCTGACGCGCCGGTGGCCGTGGCGATGAAGCACGTGCGCGAGCCGATGCCCGACGTGCAGCTGGCGCGCCCGGAGGTGTCCGCCAACACCGCCGCGATCGTGGACCGCGCCACCGCCAAGGAGACGCGCAACCGCTACCGGACGATCGAGCAGATGCTGATCGACCTCGAAGATGCCCTCGCGCTCGAGGCCACTCGCGCCGGGCAGACGAGCGGAGAGGCCACCACCGTCCTCCGCGCGCTGCCGGGCGAGCGCTTTCGCGTTCCCTGGCGGGTGCGCTTCCCGCGGCGGGCGGCGGCCCTCACTCTGCTCCTCGCGGCTGTGGCCGCCGTGATCGTCGTCCTGGTGGTGTCTCGCACTCACGAGAACACCCCGAGCCGCAGCAGCGCGCCGCCGCAGCCCAAGGGGGCTCCCGCACTCGCCCCCGTGAAGTTCGCGCCGAACGCGGCCACGGACTTCGACCCCTTCGGCGGCGACGGCGAGCACCCGGCCGACACCCCCAAGGTGATCGACCACAACGCGCTCACCGCTTGGACCACGGAGCGCTACGACAGCGGCCTGCAGAAGCCGGGCGTGGGCATCTACGTGGACGCGGCAAGCCCCGTGATCGCCCGCCGGCTCGACATCCTCGCCCGCGAGGAGTCCGGCTACACCGCGCAGGTTCTGGGCGCGGCAGGTTCCTCGGCACCCACGCGCATTCAGGACTGGGCCCCGGTCGCGCGGTCCACCACCGTCGGCAACGGCACCACCCGCATCCCGGTGGACACCAACGGCAAGGGGTACCGCTTCTATCTCGTGTGGATCACCAAGCTGCCGGCCGGCGGGCAGGCCGCGATCAACGAGCTCACGCTGTACCGCTAG
- a CDS encoding FHA domain-containing protein, with amino-acid sequence MTTDPVAVALKFAFLIVLYLFLLWVARSSLKDMRRTGQYVEPATDAAPPPGAREPRKRSGPDLRAGVEPRLEVIAAMGHEPGTVFSLGDGGATMGRSANSDIEVDDPFASSAHARIFPRGDFMFIEDMGSTNGTFLNGRQLRRAEQLKVADKIRIGDTEFRYQE; translated from the coding sequence GTGACGACCGATCCGGTCGCGGTAGCGCTCAAGTTCGCCTTCTTGATCGTGCTCTACCTGTTCCTCCTGTGGGTGGCGCGGAGCTCGCTCAAGGACATGCGCCGCACGGGCCAGTACGTCGAGCCGGCCACGGACGCCGCTCCGCCGCCCGGCGCGCGCGAGCCGCGCAAGCGCAGCGGCCCCGATCTGCGGGCGGGCGTGGAGCCACGGCTCGAGGTGATCGCCGCGATGGGCCACGAGCCAGGGACGGTGTTCTCCCTGGGCGATGGCGGCGCGACGATGGGACGCTCGGCCAACTCCGACATCGAGGTGGACGACCCCTTCGCGTCGTCCGCCCACGCGCGCATCTTCCCCCGCGGCGACTTCATGTTCATCGAGGACATGGGCTCGACCAACGGCACCTTCCTCAACGGCCGCCAGCTGCGGCGCGCGGAGCAGTTGAAGGTGGCGGACAAGATCCGCATCGGCGACACCGAGTTTCGCTACCAGGAGTAG